One segment of Stappia sp. 28M-7 DNA contains the following:
- a CDS encoding flavin reductase family protein, giving the protein MSDHRSFRSALGRFVTGVTIVTTLDEAGRPVGLTANSFNSVSLDPPMVLWSLARKSQNLAVFERSRHYAVNILASDQRALSDRFARPVEDRFAGVSWQPGQCGVPVLAGVTAVFECLNATRVEGGDHLVFLGKVEAFDHADREPLLYHSGRYATPSYADASAVLPE; this is encoded by the coding sequence ATGAGCGATCACCGCAGCTTCCGCAGCGCCCTCGGGCGGTTCGTCACCGGGGTCACCATCGTCACCACGCTGGACGAGGCCGGCCGGCCGGTCGGGCTGACGGCCAATTCGTTCAACTCGGTCTCGCTCGATCCGCCGATGGTGCTGTGGAGCCTCGCCCGAAAATCGCAGAATCTCGCCGTTTTCGAGCGGTCCCGGCACTATGCGGTCAACATTCTGGCCTCCGATCAGCGGGCGCTGTCCGACCGGTTCGCGCGGCCGGTGGAGGACCGTTTCGCCGGAGTTTCCTGGCAGCCGGGGCAGTGCGGCGTGCCGGTGCTGGCGGGGGTAACCGCGGTGTTCGAGTGCCTCAACGCGACCCGGGTGGAGGGTGGCGACCACCTGGTTTTCCTCGGCAAGGTCGAGGCCTTCGACCATGCCGACCGCGAGCCGTTGCTCTATCATTCGGGGCGGTACGCGACCCCGAGCTATGCCGATGCGTCGGCCGTCCTGCCCGAATGA